A region from the Canis lupus dingo isolate Sandy chromosome 9, ASM325472v2, whole genome shotgun sequence genome encodes:
- the RNF224 gene encoding RING finger protein 224: MLQPESPQVSEEGTAASSRRGDCIICYSAYDLTGHLPRRLYCGHTFCQACVRQLDAPAHEQRWIPCPQCRQSTPTPRGGVAMLDLDLAAFLAVKAEWELSREEPRVPPKGSTAITQQPTRLCPSLGTQPHFPSSWRCCGGCRSLCWGAPGSPEV, translated from the coding sequence ATGCTGCAGCCAGAGAGTCCCCAGGTCTCTGAGGAGGGGACCGCTGCCAGCTCCCGGCGGGGAGACTGCATCATCTGCTACTCAGCCTACGACCTCACCGGGCACCTGCCACGCAGACTCTACTGTGGCCACACCTTCTGCCAGGCGTGCGTGAGGCAGCTTGACGCTCCGGCCCACGAGCAGCGCTGGATCCCCTGCCCCCAGTGCCGCCAGAGCACCCCCACACCCCGTGGAGGGGTGGCCATGCTGGACCTCGACCTGGCCGCCTTCCTGGCTGTGAAGGCTGAGTGGGAGCTGTCCCGTGAGGAGCCCCGGGTACCCCCCAAAGGCAGCACTGCCATCACTCAGCAGCCAACCAGGCTCTGTCCCTCCCTGGGCACCCAGCCCCACTTCCCCTCATCCTGGCGCTGCTGCGGTGGCTGCAGGAGCCTCTGCTGGGGTGCCCCTGGCAGTCCTGAGGTCTGA